The region GCCCCGAGGTCTGCTCGACCGACATGAAGAGCAGGTCTCCGTGGACCGAGACGTCACCCTGGCCACCGGGGCACAGGAACGACCCGCGCAGGCTGGGCTCGGCCGGGTCGGAGATGTCGTAGACCTGGAACCCGAGGTAGTTGCCGACGATCGCGTTGTCGCCGCTGAAGGCGAGGTCGGAATTGATGCTCGACGCACCCGGGTTGCCGTCGAAGGCCCCGGTGCGGGGATCGTTGTCGAGCAGCTCGATGTTGCTGGCGGCCTCGGACCACGGGAGGTATCCCGGGGCGAGCCCGATCCGCGGGTCGGGCTCCTCGGCGGAGGCCTGCGCGGCGGCGGCCGGGAGCATCGCTGCGACCAGCGCTCCTGCGACCAGTCCCATGACCCGGTGCGGGCTTCTACTACGACGGAGGTCTGACATGGAGGGGGTGACGACCTTTCAATCGTGGCCGCACGCAGGGACTTTCGGACGGTGATCCGCGCCCCGGCGCGACCTATGATGCCGAGCAACGTAGCGACGCGGATGTGTCGCGCACCACGAACCAAAGACTGATTGCGAACACCGGATCACCAGCGGAAGAGAGCCCCATGACCCTCCTGGCCCGGCTCGGCGTCGTGCTCGTCGTCGTCCTCGGCACCGCGTCGTGCACCGGCGGCGAGCCCGACGGCAAGCCCTCCGGGGCAGGGAAGGCCGAGGAGGGTGCGCCGGTCGTGCAGCTCGGCGCACCGGGGGAGGACAACAGGACGCTCTCGCCCGAGGAGGTCGAGGAGCTCTCGACGCCGATGCACACCGAGGCGGACGTGGCGTTCGTCGAGATGATGATCCCCCACCACGAGCAGGCGCTCGAGATGGCCGCCCTGGTGCCGGACCGCGCCCAGGATCCCGGCCTGCTCGCGATGGTCGAGCGGATGGAGGTCTCCCAGGCCGACGAGATCCAGCAGCTCGAGGACTGGCTCACGACCAACGTCGCGACCGGCAGCGCGCAGGGAGAGCACGACGACCACGACGGCGACCACGACGGCGGCCACGACGGCGGCCACGGTGAGGACCACGCCGACATGCCCGGCATGCTCACGCCCGAGCAGCTCGACCAGATGCGCGACCTCGACGGGCGCGCGTTCGACCGCTACTTCCTGCAGGCCATGATCAACCACCACGACGGGGCGATCATGATGGTGCAGGACCTCATGGAGGGTGGGGAGGGCGGCCAGGAGACCACGATCTTCCAGCTCGCCAACCACATCGGCTCGGACCAGGCCGTCGAGATCGCCGCGATGAAGCGCAGGCTGAAAGCCCTCGGCGGCTGATGGAATGTCCTAGGTTGGCGGCGTGACCCAGCCCGCGTCGTACGTCGACCAGCAGCGCGACGCGCGCCCCACCGACCGTGTCGTGACCGTCCTGCTCCTGATCGCCCTCGTGGTGCTCGCGCCGGCCGCCGGATTCATGGGACTGCTCACCGCGATGGCCTCCGACTCGTGCGGCTCCGGCAACGAGTGCAACGAGGGGCTCATCGGGGTCGGGGTGATCACCTCGGCCGCGTCGCCGATCGTGGTGGCGCTCGTCGCGCTGGTGTGGGTCGTGGTGCGCTGGCGGCGTGGTCGTACGACGTGGTGGGTGCCGCTGGTCGCCGCCGTCGTGGCCGCGGGCACGTGGTGGATCGGCGCGCTGATCACCTTCGCCGCCGTCGGCTGGTAGCGCTCAGGCGCCGACGATCCGTCTCACGAGGTCGTCCCAGCCCGCCTCGATCCGCTCGATGGGCAGGTGCTCGCGGGTGACCTGCTGCTCCAGCACGACGAGCTCGAGCGGCGCGAGGACGGCCGTGGCGAGCATCAGGAGGTCGCCGGAGACGCCGAGCTCGCTGAGCAGGTAGCGCACGTGCATGTTGGCGAACGACACCGCGGCCGCCGACCTCGCGCCCGGTCGTCCGGCGGCGGCGATGAGCCTGGCGTGGGTGAGGTTCGTCGCCAGGCGCGAGTGCCCGAAGGCCAGCAGCCGGTCGTAGGCCGGCGCCCCCGGCCCGAGCGGAGGGGGACCGGACAGGACGCGCGCCTGCCACGCGGTCTCCGACTCGTTGAGCACCGCGGCCATCAACCCCTCGCGGCTCTCGAAGCGCCGGAAGAGCGTGCCCTTGCCGACGCCGGCCTCGGCGGCGACGGTCTCCATGGTCACGCAGTCGACCCCTCGCGTCTCCACGAGGTGCAGCGCCGCGGCGAGGATCGCCTCCCGGTTGCGCGCAGCGTCGGCCCGTTCCGGGGCGGGGCCGTCCGCCATCGGGAGCAGGTTGGTCACGCCGCCACCCTAGGGTCAGGAAAAAGATCAGGACATCGGGAATGGAAACGGACCGCGGTCCGTTTCAACCGTCATGACCACTGACAAGCAGACCCGTGTCGCCGTCCTCCTCGGTTCCTACCGCGCCGGTTCGCTCAACCGCCGCATCGCCGAGCACCTCCGCGACAACGCCCCCGCGGGTGTGACCGTCGACGTCGTCGAGGGCATCGACACCATCCCGTTCTACAACGAGGAGATCGACGGCGAGACCGCTCCGGCCAGCGCCACCGCGCTCCGTGAGTCCGTCGCCGCCGCCGACAGCGTCCTCGCCGTGACCCCCGAGTACAACGGCACCATGCCGGCCGTGCTCAACAACGCCATCGACTGGCTCTCGCGCCCCTACGGCCAGGGCGCCATCGTCGGCAAGCCCTTCGCGGCCATCGGCGCCACCCCGACGCCGTACGGCGGCAAGTGGTCGCACGAGCACGCCCGCCACTCCGCCACCATCGCCGGTGCGGTCGTCGTCGAGGGCATCGTCGTCGA is a window of Nocardioides oleivorans DNA encoding:
- a CDS encoding DUF305 domain-containing protein — translated: MTLLARLGVVLVVVLGTASCTGGEPDGKPSGAGKAEEGAPVVQLGAPGEDNRTLSPEEVEELSTPMHTEADVAFVEMMIPHHEQALEMAALVPDRAQDPGLLAMVERMEVSQADEIQQLEDWLTTNVATGSAQGEHDDHDGDHDGGHDGGHGEDHADMPGMLTPEQLDQMRDLDGRAFDRYFLQAMINHHDGAIMMVQDLMEGGEGGQETTIFQLANHIGSDQAVEIAAMKRRLKALGG
- a CDS encoding DUF6264 family protein, producing the protein MTQPASYVDQQRDARPTDRVVTVLLLIALVVLAPAAGFMGLLTAMASDSCGSGNECNEGLIGVGVITSAASPIVVALVALVWVVVRWRRGRTTWWVPLVAAVVAAGTWWIGALITFAAVGW
- a CDS encoding TetR/AcrR family transcriptional regulator, with translation MTNLLPMADGPAPERADAARNREAILAAALHLVETRGVDCVTMETVAAEAGVGKGTLFRRFESREGLMAAVLNESETAWQARVLSGPPPLGPGAPAYDRLLAFGHSRLATNLTHARLIAAAGRPGARSAAAVSFANMHVRYLLSELGVSGDLLMLATAVLAPLELVVLEQQVTREHLPIERIEAGWDDLVRRIVGA
- a CDS encoding NAD(P)H-dependent oxidoreductase; amino-acid sequence: MTTDKQTRVAVLLGSYRAGSLNRRIAEHLRDNAPAGVTVDVVEGIDTIPFYNEEIDGETAPASATALRESVAAADSVLAVTPEYNGTMPAVLNNAIDWLSRPYGQGAIVGKPFAAIGATPTPYGGKWSHEHARHSATIAGAVVVEGIVVDESAVEGDPLENEAAVQRFLGALDALVAHEVEAAA